A genomic region of Trifolium pratense cultivar HEN17-A07 linkage group LG3, ARS_RC_1.1, whole genome shotgun sequence contains the following coding sequences:
- the LOC123917008 gene encoding pentatricopeptide repeat-containing protein At2g22070-like, translated as MKLKQQLREAIDFLFTRGPASSADYTRLVLHCARSNDFNQAKRLQSHMELQLFQPTDSFIHNQLLHLYAKCGKLSDAQQLFDKMRKRDIYSWNALLSAYAKVGSVEDLNFVFDQMPCRDSVSYNTLITCFASNRLSSKALSFFVRMQENGFQPTQYSYVNALQACSQLLDFRLGKQIHGRVVVGEFEKNTIVWNAVTDLYAKCGDIDRARWLFDGMVKKNVVSWNVMISGYVKMGNPDECIHLFNKMQLFGLKPDQVTDSNVLKAYFQSGRVDDARNMFSKVAKKDEICWTTMIVGYAQSGREEDALMLFNDMLRGNARPDSHTISSVVSSCAKLASLYHGQGVHGKVILMGVDSNMLVSSALVDMYCKCGVPFDARVIFETMPIRNVITWNSMILGYAQNGEAQEALALYERMLQLNFKPDNISFMGVLSACINADMVKEACKYFDSITEHGMTPTLDHYACMITLFGRSGNIDKAVDLINGMPHKPDHQIWSALLSVCSKDNIKTAEFAANNLFQLEPHNAGPYIMLSNLYAACGRWKDVAVVRSLMKENNAKKFAAYSWVEVENELNRFVSDDHNHPEVERIYGELNRLIVKLQQIGYNPDTRNVLHNVGEEEKLRSISHHSEKLALAFSLIKKTKGIAPIRIIKNIRICDDCHVFMKFASIAIARQIIIRDSSRFHHFIDGRCSCKDHW; from the coding sequence ATGAAGCTCAAGCAACAACTTCGTGAAGCCATAGATTTTCTGTTCACTCGCGGTCCTGCTTCTTCTGCTGACTACACTCGTCTTGTTCTTCACTGTGCTCGATCCAATGACTTCAATCAAGCCAAGAGATTACAGTCTCACATGGAACTTCAACTTTTTCAACCCACTGACTCATTCATCCATAACCAACTCCTCCATTTATATGCCAAATGTGGCAAACTCTCAGATGCTCAACAACTGTTTGATAAAATGCGTAAGAGGGATATTTATTCTTGGAATGCATTACTTTCTGCTTATGCTAAGGTGGGTTCGGTGGAGGATTTGAATTTCGTTTTTGATCAAATGCCTTGTCGTGATTCTGTTTCATATAACAcattgattacttgttttgcaagtaATAGGCTTTCGAGTAAAGCATTGAGTTTTTTTGTGAGAATGCAGGAAAATGGGTTTCAGCCTACTCAGTATTCTTACGTGAATGCGTTGCAAGCGTGTTCTCAGCTTTTGGATTTTAGGCTTGGGAAACAAATTCATGGGAGAGTTGTTGTTGGTGAGTTTGAGAAAAATACTATTGTTTGGAATGCTGTGACTGATTTGTATGCTAAGTGTGGTGATATAGATAGAGCACGGTGGTTGTTCGATGGAATGGTTAAAAAGAATGTGGTTTCGTGGAATGTTATGATCTCTGGGTATGTGAAAATGGGAAACCCTGATGAGTGCATTCATTTGTTTAATAAGATGCAATTATTTGGTTTGAAACCTGACCAAGTTACAGATTCTAATGTTCTAAAGGCGTACTTTCAATCTGGACGTGTAGATGATGCGCGGAATATGTTTAGTAAAGTAGCCAAAAAGGATGAGATTTGTTGGACTACGATGATAGTTGGTTATGCGCAAAGTGGAAGAGAGGAAGATGCTTTGATGTTGTTTAATGACATGCTTCGTGGAAACGCTAGACCTGACAGCCACACCATTTCTAGTGTTGTAAGCTCTTGTGCCAAGTTAGCATCTTTATATCACGGTCAGGGTGTCCATGGAAAAGTTATTCTTATGGGTGTTGATAGTAACATGCTTGTATCAAGTGCACTAGTTGATATGTATTGCAAGTGTGGAGTCCCTTTTGATGCTCGCGTAATTTTCGAAACTATGCCTATTAGGAACGTGATCACTTGGAATTCCATGATTTTGGGTTATGCACAAAATGGGGAGGCTCAGGAGGCCTTGGCTCTGTATGAAAGAATGCTGCAATTAAATTTCAAACCTGACAATATTAGTTTTATGGGTGTCTTATCTGCTTGTATCAATGCTGATATGGTTAAAGAAGCATGCAAGTATTTCGATTCGATCACTGAACACGGAATGACACCGACATTGGATCATTATGCATGTATGATTACTCTCTTTGGTCGGTCTGGTAATATTGATAAAGCGGTGGATTTAATTAATGGTATGCCGCACAAACCAGATCACCAGATTTGGTCCGCTTTACTATCTGTTTGCTCCAAGGACAACATAAAGACTGCAGAATTTGCAGCTAATAATCTCTTTCAACTGGAACCACATAATGCTGGACCTTATATCATGCTTTCAAACTTGTATGCTGCTTGTGGAAGATGGAAAGATGTAGCTGTTGTAAGGTCTCTTATGAAGGAAAACAATGCAAAGAAGTTTGCTGCATACAGTTGGGTTGAGGTTGAGAATGAACTCAACCGATTTGTTTCTGATGATCACAATCATCCAGAAGTGGAAAGAATCTATGGTGAATTGAATAGATTGATtgtaaaattgcaacaaattgGGTATAATCCAGATACACGCAATGTTCTACATAATGTGGGAGAGGAAGAAAAATTGAGATCCATCTCGCACCACAGTGAGAAACTTGCTCTTGcgttttctttaattaaaaaaaccaaGGGTATTGCACCAATACGGATCATAAAAAATATACGTATCTGTGATGACTGTCATGTATTTATGAAGTTTGCATCAATTGCTATAGCTCGGCAAATCATTATAAGAGATTCAAGTAGGTTTCATCATTTCATTGATGGAAGGTGTTCTTGCAAAGACCATTGGTAG
- the LOC123917006 gene encoding pentatricopeptide repeat-containing protein At4g02750-like, which yields MHTSQRLISPPSFLSIVSHHPSFLLLSTRLFSTQQDVYRANLNITALSRAGNINAARQLFDKTSPKDIVTWNSMLTAYWQNGFLEHSKTLFHSMPIKNAVSWNSIITACIQNDKLNDAFSYFTSMPEKNTASYNAMMSGFVKMGHVVEAQKLFEEMPRPNVVSYTVMIDGYAKMEGGIRRARALFDAMPNRNEVSWTVMISGLVENELYEEAWELFVRMPLKNVVACTAMITGFCKQGKINEAWNLFQQIPCRDCASWNIMITGYAQNGRGEEALNLFSQMVRTGMQPDDLTFVSLFTACASLALLDEGRQTNALVIKHGFHSDLSVSNALVTMYSKCGEIVNSELAFGQISHPDIVSWNTIIAGFAQHGLYDRARYYFDHMVAVGVTPDGITFLNLLSACCRSGKVDETMNIFNLMVHNYGIPPRSEHYSCIVDVMSRAGQLKRACKVIQEMPFKADSSIWGALLVGCNIHSNVKLGELAAGSILNLDPYNSGAYVMMSNIYAAAGKWKDVNRVRYLMKEQGVKKQTAYSWMQIENKLHCFVGGDPSHPNIDDIHDALRRITLHMKVKGNPEEKAIS from the exons ATGCACACTAGCCAACGATTGATTTCACCACCTTCATTTCTCTCCATCGTCAGCCATCACCCCTCATTCCTTCTACTCTCCACAAGACTCTTCTCAACTCAACAAGATGTATATCGCGCCAATCTCAACATCACAGCCCTCTCACGCGCCGGAAACATCAATGCCGCACGCCAACTGTTCGACAAAACGTCTCCAAAAGACATCGTCACATGGAACTCCATGCTCACCGCTTACTGGCAAAACGGCTTTCTAGAACATTCCAAAacactcttccattccatgccAATCAAAAACGCCGTTTCATGGAACTCCATCATAACTGCCTGCATTCAAAACGACAAACTCAATGACGCGTTTAGCTACTTTACATCAATGCCGGAGAAAAACACTGCGTCCTACAATGCTATGATGTCGGGTTTTGTGAAAATGGGACACGTGGTGGAAGCGCAGAAGCTGTTTGAAGAAATGCCGCGTCCAAATGTGGTTTCGTATACTGTGATGATTGATGGGTATGCCAAGATGGAAGGTGGAATTAGGCGTGCGAGGGCGCTTTTCGATGCAATGCCAAATAGGAATGAGGTTTCGTGGACGGTGATGATTAGTGGGCTTGTTGAGAATGAGTTGTATGAGGAAGCGTGGGAACTGTTTGTAAGAATGCCTCTTAAGAATGTTGTTGCTTGTACTGCTATGATTACTGGGTTTTGTAAACAAGGGAAGATTAATGAGGCTTGGAACTTGTTTCAACAAATTCCGTGCAGAGATTGTGCTTCTTGGAATATAATGATAACTG GTTATGCCCAGAATGGGAGAGGGGAGGAGGcactaaatttattttcacaaatGGTTAGGACTGGTATGCAACCTGATGACTTAACTTTTGTTTCACTTTTTACTGCCTGTGCTAGTCTAGCATTACTTGACGAAGGAAGACAGACAAATGCTCTTGTAATTAAACATGGCTTTCATTCGGATTTGTCTGTGAGTAATGCCTTGGTTACTATGTACAGTAAATGTGGTGAAATTGTCAATTCTGAGTTAGCCTTTGGACAAATTTCTCACCCGGACATTGTTTCATGGAATACCATCATTGCTGGATTTGCACAGCATGGTCTCTATGACAGAGCTCGCTACTACTTTGACCATATGGTAGCAGTCGGTGTTACTCCTGATGGCATAACATTCCTGAATTTGCTATCTGCCTGTTGTCGTTCTGGGAAAGTTGATGAGACCATGAATATTTTTAACTTGATGGTTCATAATTATGGTATTCCGCCAAGGTCTGAACACTATTCTTGCATAGTTGATGTTATGAGTCGAGCAGGTCAATTGAAGAGAGCTTGCAAAGTAATCCAAGAAATGCCATTCAAGGCAGATTCCAGCATCTGGGGTGCTCTTCTTGTGGGCTGTAATATTCATTCAAACGTGAAATTGGGGGAACTAGCTGCTGGAAGCATTTTGAATTTGGATCCTTATAATTCTGGTGCTTATGTCATGATGTCTAATATATATGCTGCTGCTGGCAAGTGGAAAGATGTCAATAGAGTGAGGTATCTGATGAAAGAACAAGGAGTTAAGAAACAAACAGCTTATAGTTGGATGCAGATTGAAAACAAACTCCATTGTTTTGTTGGAGGGGATCCATCACATCCAAACATTGATGATATTCATGATGCTTTAAGGAGGATTACATTACATATGAAGGTGAAGGGTAACCCTGAAGAAAAGGCTATAAGTTAG